The following is a genomic window from Gemmatimonadaceae bacterium.
ACCACATCATTTCCAATGCGTCGTGTACGACGAACTGTCTCGTTCCCATGGTAAAGGTCGTGCGCGACAACTTCGGCTTCCGTCATGCATCCATGCTGACGGTGCACAGCTACACCAACGACCAGCCGATACTCGACTTCCCGCACAAGGATCTCCGCCGCGCGCGTGCCGCCGCGCTCTCGATGATTCCGACGACAACCGGCGCGGCCAAGGCGACGTCGCTGGTGATTCCCGAGGTGAAGGGGCTGATTGACGGCATTTCGATCCGCGTGCCTACGCCTGATGTCTCGTTCACCGACCTCATGGTCGAAGTCGAGAGACCCACCACCATCGCCGAAGTCAACGCCGCGTTCCGCGCGGCCGCCGAGGGACCGCTCGAGGGAATCCTCCAGTATACTGAGGAAGAGCTCGTTTCGAGTGATTACATCGGCAACCCGTCCTCCTGCATCCTCGACGCAAAGACGACGAACGTCATTGACGGAACGATGGTGAATGTCTGCGGCTGGTATGACAACGAGTGGGGATATTCGTCGCGGTGCGTGGACCTGCTGCGCTTCATCGGCGCGCGACTTTAACGGCCGGCGCGTGCGGAAAATGACGATTCGCGATCTGTCCGACGAGCAGCTCAGAGGCAAGCGGGCGCTCGTGCGCACCGACTTCAACGTGCCTCTCGACGACAACTGCGAGATCACGGACGACACGCGCATCCGTGCCGTGCTTCCGACGCTGCGGCTCCTCCTCGACCGGGGCGCGCGGCCGGTAATCCTCTCGCACCTCGGAAGGCCCAAGGGCAAGCCCGATCCGAAGTATTCGCTGCAGCCCGTCGCAACGCGCCTCGAGGAGCTGATCCACAGAAAGGTCACGTTTGTCGAGTCCACCGACACCGACGAGGCGATGAAGGCGTCCCTGTCGCTGCCGGACGATGAGATTCTCCTTCTCGAGAACACGCGGTTTCTCGACGGAGAAGAATCGAACGACCCGCGGCTTGCCCGTTCGCTTGCCGAGCTCGGCGACGTATTCGTCAACGATGCTTTCGGCGCGGCGCACCGCGCGCACGCGTCCACCGCCGGGATCTGCGAGTGGCTGAGGCCCGCGGTGGCCGGCCTGCTGATGGAGCGCGAGCTCGATTACCTCGGCCAGGCGCTGGGCGATCCCGAGAGGCCGTTCGTGGCGATTCTCGGGGGCTCCAAGATCTCCGGCAAGATTGACGTCATCGAGCATCTCCTGCCAAAAGTGAATGGCGTTCTCATCGGCGGCGCGATGGCGTGCACGTTCTATCGCGCGATGGGCCTGGAGACAGGCAAGTCCCTCGTCGAAGATGACAAGGTCAGTCTCGCCCGTGATCTCATGGATGAGTGGGGGCCGCGAATCACACTTCCGCACGACGCGATGGTCGCGCCGTCGATCGAGCAGGCGGCGTCCGCGCATGTCGTTCCGCGCGGTGGCATTCCCGCGGGTGAAGCGATGCTCGACATCGGGCCTCGAACGGCCGAGTCGTTTGCGCGGGCGATTGCTTCGGCGAAGACCGTTCTCTGGAACGGACCCATGGGCGTCTTCGAGACTCCGCCGTTCGACAAGGGCACACGCGCGATCGCCGACGCGATGGCGGCCGCAACGCACAAGGGAACGGTGACGATCGTCGGCGGTGGCGACTCCGCCGCGGCCGTGGCGCAGGCCGGTCTCTCCGAAAAGATGAGTCATGTCTCGACAGGCGGGGGCGCATCGCTCGAGTTCCTGGAAGGGAAGAACCTTCCCGGCGTGGATGCCCTCGACGATGCGGAGACGTCATGAACCGTCCCGTGATGGCCGCGAACTGGAAGATGAACAATGGACCGACGATGGCCCGTGAGTTCATGCAGTCGTTCCTCGATCAGTACCCCCGTCAGAACGACCGCACGATACTGTTCTTTCCGCCGGCGCTCTCGTTGGGCACCGTCGCTCACGCGATCGCCGACAGGCACGACATCATTCTGGGTGTTCAGAACGTGCACTGGGCGGATCAGGGCGCGTTCACGGGTGAGCTCTCCGTTCCGATGGCGCGCGATTCCGGCGCGCGGGTTGTCCTCGTCGGACATTCGGAGCGGCGGCACGTCTTCGGTGAGACGGATGAAGAAACCGCCCTCAAGTGCGCAGCCGTCGAGCGCGGCGGTCTCACTCCCATGCTTTGCATCGGTGAGACGCTCGAGCAGCGCGACGCGGGGCAGGCGGCTGAGATAGTTGTCGCTCAACTCCGCGCGGGCTTCTCGAAACTGACGCAGCTGACGATCCGGGAAGTGATGGTTGCGTACGAGCCGGTGTGGGCGATCGGAACGGGACGCAATGCCACGCCTGACGATGCGACCGCGATGCACTCGGTGATACGCCAGGAGCTGCGCACGCTATGCGGAGATCGCGCCCGCGCCACTCCTATTCTGTACGGTGGGAGCGTGAACGCGGTGAATGCGCCGTCGCTGGTCGCGGCTGAAGAGGTGGACGGGCTGCTGGTGGGCGGGGCGAGTCTTGACGCAAGCTCCTGGTTGGCTGTTGCTCGCGCGTAATCACGACCGTGCTGGACACACGAGCGCTGCTGCACACGAGCGCTGCTGCCATTGACTCGCACGCCGCCTTTCCGTGATATTGAACGCTGGATATGATGTCTTCAACAAGCCGAAATGCTCTATAACATACTTCTCGTTATTCTCCTCATAGACGCCGTGGTTCTGACCGCGGCGATCCTGCTTCAAGCCGGCAAGGGCAGTGGCCTCGCCGCCAACTTCGGCGGCGCCAGCTCATCGCCTGACGCTTTCATCGGCATCCACCAGGCAGGGACCATTCTGACGAAAGCCACGTGGTGGTGCGCCGGAATCTTCCTGGGTCTGTCGTTCATCCTGCAAGTCATGTCCACCAGGACGCTGGCTCCCAAGTCGGTTCTCGAAAACACGTTCGGCAAGCCCGCGCCGGTCCCGGCGACTTCGCCGGCCACCGCAGCGCCTGTAACGCCAGCCGTTCCCCTGACGCCCGCTCCGGCAACGACGCCTGCGACGACTCCCCCTGCGACCAAGCGGTAGCGGCGAGAGTTGACTGTTTACGCCACACACCCGGGGTTCCTCCTCCTAGAGGACGGAACCCTTTTTCATGGCCGCATCCGTCGCGCCGCTGGCAGTGGCGCGCGTGCGAGCGGACAGGAGCCGACGGTCGCCGAAATCGTGTTCTCGACGAACATGACCGGCTACCAGGAGATGTTCACCGATCCTTCGTTCGGCGGACAGATCGTGGTCATGACCGCTCCACAGATCGGGAACTACGGAATCAACACCGAAGATCCCGAATCGGCGCATCCGCAGGTCGCCGGTGTCATTGTTCGCGAGCTTTCGCGGACGTTTTCGAACTGGCGCGCGACGGGCGATCTGGAGGGCTGGCTCGAGTCAGCAAATGTGCCTATCCTGCAAGAGGTTGACACGAGACGCCTCACGCGGCATCTCAGGTCGGCCGGTGTCATGCGCGGTGTCATCGGCGTTGGAGATTCCCCCACTGCCGACGCGATCGCGGCGCTCGAGGCATGCCCATCGATGGAGGGCCTCGATCTCGCCTCACGCGTCACGACGCGCGAGCGTTATACGTGGGGCGATCCCGCCGCCAGCCGGTACATCATCGCCTACGACTTCGGCATCAAGCGAAATATTCTCCGACTCTTCGCCGACCATGACGCGCGCGTAACTGTCGTCCCCGCCGACACTCCCGCGAGCGACGTGCTCGGCGAACATCCCGACGGCGTCTTTCTCTCCAACGGTCCGGGCGATCCTGACGCCATATCCTATGCGCCAGATACGGTGCGAGAACTGGCAACCAGCGGGACACCCGTATTCGGCATTTGTCTCGGCCACCAGGTCCTGGGCCTGGCGTTCGGTGGCTCGACAACGAAGCTACCGTTTGGGCACCGAGGCGGAAACCACCCCGTGCGTGAAATGTCAACCGGCCGTGTGCTGATCACCTCGCAGAACCACGGCTTCGCCGTAGAAGGGAATGCGTCAGGCATCAAGGGCTCGGCCGAGCTCGAGGTCACACACGTGAACCTGAATGACGGGACGGTCGAGGGGCTCAGGCACCGAGATCTGCCCGTCTTCGGGGTGCAGTATCACCCGGAAGCGGCCCCCGGCCCGCACGATGCCGTGCCTCATTTCGATCAATTCATGGACGCCATACGCTCCCGCAAGTAGGCGCGCCGCTGCTCCGAGCCGGACTCAGGAACGCTTGACACGATTTCAGTAAAGTCATACTTTCTAACGAGTTACGGACATGTGGGTGCGTCACACCTGAGGCGGAGTCAATGACTAAAGCGGACCTGGTCGAGAGAGTCACCGCCCAGATTTCCCGGACAGCGGGCCCGATGATCTCGAAAAAGGACTGTGCGCGCGTGGTGGACGCCTTCCTCGAGGCCGTCAAGGAGTCGCTCCAGCGCCAGGAAAACATCGAGGTCCGCGGTTTCGGCACGTTCAAGATCCGCCGACGCAAGACTCGCATGGCGCGCAACCCGAGGACAGGATCCCCGGTCGAGGTATCCGCCCGCCCGGTGCCCGTGTTCAAGCCTTCCAAGGAGCTCCGCGCGCTCGTAGCAGGTGTGGAGATGTCCGAGTTCCACGATACCGAGCTCTCCGAGGCCGAGTAGCACCCTCGGCGGTCCGGGCATGACCGTCACCATCCGCCTCTTTGCGTCCTACGCCGACAAGCTCGGACGCTCAGCCTTCGAGATTGAATGCGCTGAAGGATCCACGGTGGCCGACATCGTGAGGTCGGTCACGAGCTTGCCCGGGGGCTCGTCGCTTCCTCCAATGCCTCTTGTCGCGGTGAACCGCATTTACGCCGACAGCGGCACGCCCGTGAGCGACGGCGATGAGGTGGCCATCATTCCTCCGGTGGCTGGCGGATGATGCGGGCATCGCTGGTCAGACGACCGATCGCGGTGGAGGCCATCGTCGCCGAAGTCGCCGGCGAAGGGAACGGTGCAACCGCGCTTTTCCTCGGCACCGTCCGATCACACAACGACGGCCGCGACGTCACCGGCATCGAGTACTCGGCATACGACGAGATGGCGGAGCTCGAGATGGACTGGATTCTGCGGGAGGCGGCCGAACGGTTCTGCATTGCTCAGGCGGTGGTCGAGCATCGCCTCGGGGAGTTGAAGGTCGGTGACGCTTCCATTGGCGTCGCCGTCGCCCACGCGCACCGCGGCGAAGC
Proteins encoded in this region:
- a CDS encoding MoaD/ThiS family protein, with the protein product MTVTIRLFASYADKLGRSAFEIECAEGSTVADIVRSVTSLPGGSSLPPMPLVAVNRIYADSGTPVSDGDEVAIIPPVAGG
- the carA gene encoding glutamine-hydrolyzing carbamoyl-phosphate synthase small subunit; amino-acid sequence: MTVYATHPGFLLLEDGTLFHGRIRRAAGSGARASGQEPTVAEIVFSTNMTGYQEMFTDPSFGGQIVVMTAPQIGNYGINTEDPESAHPQVAGVIVRELSRTFSNWRATGDLEGWLESANVPILQEVDTRRLTRHLRSAGVMRGVIGVGDSPTADAIAALEACPSMEGLDLASRVTTRERYTWGDPAASRYIIAYDFGIKRNILRLFADHDARVTVVPADTPASDVLGEHPDGVFLSNGPGDPDAISYAPDTVRELATSGTPVFGICLGHQVLGLAFGGSTTKLPFGHRGGNHPVREMSTGRVLITSQNHGFAVEGNASGIKGSAELEVTHVNLNDGTVEGLRHRDLPVFGVQYHPEAAPGPHDAVPHFDQFMDAIRSRK
- the gap gene encoding type I glyceraldehyde-3-phosphate dehydrogenase, with product MAIRVGINGFGRIGRQVLRAAKEQGVVDLDFVAINDLTDTKTLAHLFKYDSVHRTYQGDVEASANSISVDGDEVLILSEKDPAALPWRDLGVDVVLESTGRFTNATDARKHIDAGARKVLISAPAKGEDITLVMGINSDKYDPAKHHIISNASCTTNCLVPMVKVVRDNFGFRHASMLTVHSYTNDQPILDFPHKDLRRARAAALSMIPTTTGAAKATSLVIPEVKGLIDGISIRVPTPDVSFTDLMVEVERPTTIAEVNAAFRAAAEGPLEGILQYTEEELVSSDYIGNPSSCILDAKTTNVIDGTMVNVCGWYDNEWGYSSRCVDLLRFIGARL
- a CDS encoding molybdenum cofactor biosynthesis protein MoaE, which encodes MMRASLVRRPIAVEAIVAEVAGEGNGATALFLGTVRSHNDGRDVTGIEYSAYDEMAELEMDWILREAAERFCIAQAVVEHRLGELKVGDASIGVAVAHAHRGEAINALRFIVDEIKRRAPIWKLEHYADGTREWVAAGTGTTP
- the secG gene encoding preprotein translocase subunit SecG; the encoded protein is MLYNILLVILLIDAVVLTAAILLQAGKGSGLAANFGGASSSPDAFIGIHQAGTILTKATWWCAGIFLGLSFILQVMSTRTLAPKSVLENTFGKPAPVPATSPATAAPVTPAVPLTPAPATTPATTPPATKR
- the tpiA gene encoding triose-phosphate isomerase; protein product: MNRPVMAANWKMNNGPTMAREFMQSFLDQYPRQNDRTILFFPPALSLGTVAHAIADRHDIILGVQNVHWADQGAFTGELSVPMARDSGARVVLVGHSERRHVFGETDEETALKCAAVERGGLTPMLCIGETLEQRDAGQAAEIVVAQLRAGFSKLTQLTIREVMVAYEPVWAIGTGRNATPDDATAMHSVIRQELRTLCGDRARATPILYGGSVNAVNAPSLVAAEEVDGLLVGGASLDASSWLAVARA
- a CDS encoding phosphoglycerate kinase — protein: MTIRDLSDEQLRGKRALVRTDFNVPLDDNCEITDDTRIRAVLPTLRLLLDRGARPVILSHLGRPKGKPDPKYSLQPVATRLEELIHRKVTFVESTDTDEAMKASLSLPDDEILLLENTRFLDGEESNDPRLARSLAELGDVFVNDAFGAAHRAHASTAGICEWLRPAVAGLLMERELDYLGQALGDPERPFVAILGGSKISGKIDVIEHLLPKVNGVLIGGAMACTFYRAMGLETGKSLVEDDKVSLARDLMDEWGPRITLPHDAMVAPSIEQAASAHVVPRGGIPAGEAMLDIGPRTAESFARAIASAKTVLWNGPMGVFETPPFDKGTRAIADAMAAATHKGTVTIVGGGDSAAAVAQAGLSEKMSHVSTGGGASLEFLEGKNLPGVDALDDAETS
- a CDS encoding HU family DNA-binding protein — protein: MTKADLVERVTAQISRTAGPMISKKDCARVVDAFLEAVKESLQRQENIEVRGFGTFKIRRRKTRMARNPRTGSPVEVSARPVPVFKPSKELRALVAGVEMSEFHDTELSEAE